From the Terriglobales bacterium genome, the window CGCGAAGGAGCGCGACTGGAACACCGCCGGTCTTGATGCTCTGGTAGATCACATCGTCGACAAGCACCACTCCTACGTGAAGAGCGAAGTTCCGCGTCTGCAGGCGCTGCTCTCCAAGGTCATCGGCGTCCACGGCAAGAATCATCCTGAACTCGAGCGCGTGCGGGACGCATTCACCGAGCTCGGCATTGAATTGGCGGCGCACCTGATGAAGGAAGAGCAGATTCTGTTTCCGTACATAAAACATATGGCAAGCGGAGAGAAATGCCCGTCGTGCTTCGGCACGGTGCAGAATCCCATCCGGATGATGATGATGGAGCACGATAATGCGGGAGTAAAGCTCCGCGAAATCCGCCAGGCCACCAGCGACTACACGCTCCCGCAGGACGCCTGCTTCAGTTACGGCACGCTTTTCAGCGCACTCCGCGAGTTCGAGGCCGACCTGCACGAACACATTCACCTGGAGAACAATATTTTGTTTCCGCGCGCGATTGCGGCGGAAGGTCAGTAAGCCGCTTCCCATTTACGGTTTCCTCGCGGCCAGACCAGAGCGGAATTGTTGAGTAGAATGTCTGGGATGAATCGGGGTCGCGCGATCCAGGGTCGCGCGATCCAGGTACTCCTATGAACAGCAGCCCGTCCAGCGCGCGGCATCTCGCGCTCGGCACCATCACGTTCGCCATATGCTTCGCCGCGTGGGGGCTGATCTCCGCGTTCGCTCCGATATTCCGGCAGCGCTTTCACCTGACTGCTTCGCAAACCGCGCTTCTCGTCGCCGTGCCGGTCCTGCTCGGATCGCTCGCTCGTATCCCGGTGGGCATGCTGACAGACCGCTTCGGCGGGCGGATCATCTTCGCGCTGCTAACGGCATTCGTTGCCTTGCCTCTCCTAGCTGTCCCCAACGCGAGCGGGCTGCGCCAGCTGCTGACCGTCGCTTTCTTCCTCGGAATGGCAGGTTCTTCCTTTGCGACCGGCGTCGGCTATGTCTCGCGCTGGTACCCGATGGAACGCCAAGGGAGTGCGCTCGGCATCTACGGATTGGGGAATATCGGCCAATCGGCAGCGGTGTTCCTCGGCCCGGTCATCGCGCTGAGGTACGGTTTCGGGACCGTGTACCGCGGAATGGCGACCCTGTGCGCCATTTGGGCCGTCGTCTTCTTTGTGTTGGCCCGGAACGCGCCGGTTACGGTGCGTCCGAAATCGGTCGGCGAGATGCTACGAGTGCTCGGGAGTGAACGGCTGGCATGGGTGTTGGCGGCGTTCTACTTCCTAACCTTCGGCGGCTTTGTTGCGTTTTCGATTTATCTACCCACGCTGCTCAAGGATGACTTCGGTCTCAAGCCGGCTGATGCCGGACTGCGCACCGCCGGGTTCGTGGTTCTGGCGACGCTGATGCGCCCGATGGGCGGATGGCTTTCCGACAAGATCGGCGGCGCGCGCGTGCTGAGCGGCGTCTTCTTTGCCATCGCATTATTCGCGCTATTGCTCGGATGGAAAGCGATGGTGCCGTTCACCGTCGGCGCGCTAGGCTGCGCGGCCCTGCTGGGAATTGGGAATGGCGCGGTATTCCAGTTGGTGCCCCGATACTTTCCGACAGAACGCGCGACCGTCACCGGGTTGGTTGGCGCAATGGGCGGCATGGGCGGATTCTTTCCTCCGCTGCTGCTGGGATTGTTCCGCGACCGCATCGGCGTAATCTGGCCAGGATTCATTCTGCTGGCGGCTACCGCGCTGGCAATGTGGTGCATCAATCGCATCGTTTTTGTGCCCCAGCAGGAATCGCTGGAAGCTATCTTGCCGCCGCAGCTGCGGCGCACCGTCGATTCCATTCGCGCCGGCGCATGGGCGACCACGTGGACGGCGCTACTGGTCGCCGCGATCGTCGTCGGCTCGCGCAGCCTGGAGAATTTCGACCCGGCGCTGGTGGTTTACACGTTCGCCGTGATCTTCGCCGCCTGGGGCGTGATCTATCACTACCACGTATGGATACAGAAACCGCCGACCAAGGTCTACTGGCGCCGCGGGTGGCAGTTGTTCTGGCAACGAGGACCGTTGCGCGGCCTGGGGCGGATTGTCATCACGGCCGGAACCCACATTTTCGCGCAGACATTCATCGGAAAGCGGTCAAGGCTGCGCTGGCTGATGCACCAGTTCATCTTCTGGGGCTGCTTGCTGGCGGTTGCGATCACCTTCCCGCTGGTGTTCGGCTGGATCAACTTCACTACGCCGCTCTCCGATCAGAACACTTACATCGTTCACCTCTTCGGGTTCGACGTGGGACGCGTGCCGATCCACTCATTGGCGGCGGAGATCATGTTCCACGGGTTGGACATCGCCGCATTTCTCGTCATCGCCGGCATCGCGCTGTCGTTCTGGCGTCGCCTGCGCGACGAAGGCGCACAGGCCGTGCAAACGGTCATGATGGATTTCTTCCCGCTGGTCCTGTTATTCGCGATCTCCATTACAGGGGTGGCACTCACGGTTTCGCAGGTGTGGCTTGGCGGCGCGGCGTACTCGTTTCTTGCCATTCTTCACGCCATCACCGTCATCGCGGGCCTGCTTTATCTGCCGTTTGGCAAGTTCTTCCACATATTTCAACGCCCGGCGCAGCTCGGAGTGAAGCTCTATCAGCGCGTCGGCGAGTCCGGCGAAGGCGCAGCCTGCGCGCGCTGCGGGCAGCGGTTCGCCTCGCGCATGCACATTGACGATCTGAAAAAGGTGCTACCGCAGCTTGGGTTCGACTACACCATGCCGGGGCCGGCGGGAAACTGGCAGGAGCTCTGCCCGGCGTGCAAGCGCAAGGCGCTGGCGACCGCGCAGCTTCGGCTGCAGGAGGAGGCCCGTGGCTAAGCCACCGCTCGCGCCCGACGTGCTGATCGCACAATTCGGTCCGCACCAGCAATTTGAGCCGCCCGGCGGATGGCGAAACGAATCAACTCATCCCGCCGAGAAGCTGGTGAAAACGCATTGCTGTTTCTGCGGCCAGCAGTGCGGCATTCAGCTGAAAGTCCGCGAGAACACCATCATCGGGTTCGAGCCGTGGGAGGAGTTCCCTTTCAACAAGGGGATGCTGTGCCCTAAAGGGGTCAAGCGCTACATGCAGTCGTCGCATCCCGACCGGCTGCTGCATTCGCTGATGCGCACCGACCAGGGATTCCGCCGAGCGACATGGGATGAAGCGCTGGACTTCACGGTAAAACGAATCCGCGACATCCAGGCGCAGCATGGAAAAGATGCAGTGGCGGTGTACGGCGGTGCATCGCTCTCGACCGAGAAATCGTACCTGCTGGGCAAGTTCGCGCGGCTGGCCGTCGGCACCCGGCATATCGATTACAACGGCCGGCTATGCATGGTTTCGGCGGGTACGGCGTACAAGCTTGCGTTCGGAATTGATCGCAGCACGATTCCGTGGAGCGACATCCCGAAAGCGAATGTGCTGTTCGTGATCGGAGCCAACATCGGCGATTGCGCGCCGATTACAACCGATTACATCTGGCGCTGCCGGGACAACGGCGGGCGGCTCATCGTGGCTGATCCGCGGATGACGCCCATCACGCGTAATGCTGACCTTTACCTGCCGATTCGTCCCGGCACTGACCTGGCGCTACTTTTGGGCATGCTGCACGTCATCGTGCGCGACAAACTGGAAGACCCCGATTTCATCGAAAAATACACGACTGGGTGGGGCGAAATGGCTGCTTCGGTGCAGGGCTATGACCCGCGTACGACAGCAGAGATGACGGGCGTGCCGCCCGAGGCCATCGAAAAAGCGGCGCACTGGATGGGCGAATCGGAGCGCGTGATTGCCCTGCATGCACGTGGCCTCGAACACCAATCCAAGGGCGTCGAGAACTGCCTGGCGGTGATCAATATCATGCTCGCGCTGGGCCAGATCGGGCGCGAAGGTTGCGGACCGACGATGATCACCGGCCAAGGCAATGGCCAGGGCGGCCGCGAGCACGGACAGAAATGCGATCAACTCCCCGGCCAGCGCTCGCTTACCGATCCCGCCGCGCGCAGATACATCTCGCAGGTATGGGGGATCGCCGAGAGCGAGTTGCCGCAGCCCGGCCTTTCAGCGCAGGAGATCATGAACGCCATCCATGGGGGCGAGATCAAAGCGCTGTTCTCGATCTGTTTCAACCCGCTGGTCTCGCTCCCTGATGCCAACTTTACGCGCCAAGCGCTTTCCAAGCTGGAGTTCTTCGGCGTCATCGATTTCTTCATGAGCGAGACGGCGGGATACGCGGACGTCGTGCTCGCAGGCAGCCTGCACGAAGAGGAAGAAGGGCTCGGATGCAGCGCCGAAGGTCGCGTGATTCACTGGGTTCCGAGCGTGAGTCCACCGGGCGAAGCGCGGCGCGATTCCGACATTATTGTGGATCTCGCCCATCGGCTGGGCCGCGGGGAGAAGTTCCCGTTTCACTCGCCACGCGAGATTCTGGAAGAGTTGCGTGTCGCCTCGAGGGGCGGCGTCGCCGATTATTTCGGAATCACATACGAGAAGGTGGACGCCAACAAGGGCGTGTTCTGGCCATGCCCTGCACCTGAGCACCCCGGGACCCCGCGCCTCTTCGACGACAAGAAGTTTTACACCAGCGATGGCAAGGCGCACTTCAATGTGACGACATGGCGTGCCAGCGGCGACCCCGTTGATAACGATTACCCCATATATCTGACGACCGGCCGCGTTGTGAGCCAATATCTGAGCGGCACACAGACACGGCGCATCGGGGCGCTGCTCGAACAATATCCCACGCCCCGTGCCGAGATCCATCCGCGGCTTGCGGATCAGCACGGAATCAAGGACGGCGACCTGGTCACAGTTACGACGCGGCGGGATGAGATCACCGTGCCTGCCATGGTGGTAAGAACAATTCGCCCAGACACGGTTTTTATTCCTTATCACTGGCCCGGAATTCGCAGTGCCAACCGCCTCACCCATCGCACCCTCGACCCGCGGAGCAAGATTCCAGAATTCAAAGTGTCGGCTTGCCGGATCCGCAAGGGCGCAAGCCGTGATGCCGGCCCCGATGACCGCGAAGCGAGCGGAACGGAGGCACTGTAGTGTTCGGGTACAGCTTCTACATTGACCCGTCGCGCTGCATCGGCTGCCGTTCATGCCTGCAGGCATGCGAGGAATGCGAGACCCACCGCGGTAAGTCGATGATCAACTTCGACTACCTCGACCGCGCACAATCGATCAGCACCATAGCCATGGTCTGCATGCACTGCGACGAGCCCACGTGCGCACAGGTATGTCCGGCCGATGCCATCAAGAAAGGCGACGACGGCATTGTCCACTCCTCGCTGAAGCCGCGTTGCATCGCCTGCAACAACTGCGTCCTCGCCTGCCCATTCGGCATTCCAAAAATGATGGAAGCGGAACAGCAGATGATGAAGTGCGACATGTGCTACGACCGGACTTCGATCGGCAAGCGGCCCATGTGCGCCACCGTCTGCCCCAGCCAGGCGCTTGCGTATATCCGTCCTGAGGACGCCGCGCGCCGGCCGACCCGGCCGGCAAACGTGTTTCAGTTCGGCAACCAGACCGTGCGCACGCAGGTCGGCATCATGCTGCCGGCGCAGTTCGACGCGCTCAGCGTGGATGTCGCCGACTACATCTGGGAGAAGGAAACCGCATGAGCCCGCAGGATGCGAGCAGCCCTTTATGGAAAGACGAATTCAGCGTCCACACCGCTGACGAGCGTTACGTCAGCCGCCGGCAGTTCACCAAATTCCTGGTTCTCACCAGCCTGGCGATGTTCGTCGGGCAGCTATGGATCCTGGTGAAGTCCTGGCTTACACGAAAGCCAAGTGCTCCGCCCGCGCAGTCCGTCGCGCGAATGGGAGAGATACAGGTTGGCGAGGTGAAGCTCTTCAGCTACCCGACGGCGCTGGATCACTGCATCATGATCCGCACGGCGGCCGATACTTACGTCGCCTACAGCCAGAAATGCACGCATCTGAGCTGCGCGGTCTACTACTCGCAGAAGAGCAACAAGCTTGAGTGCCCATGTCACAAGGGATTCTTCGCCGTGGATGACGGGCGCGTGCTGGCCGGCCCGCCGACCCGCTCTCTCCCGCGCATCCTCCTGGAAAATCGGGGCGATCAATTGTTCGCCGTCGGCATACGCGAGGAGGGCTGACGTGGCCTACGATCCCGCAAAGCTGCCTCCTCAGATGAGAGGATTAAACGCCATTACCGGCGCTATGTGCCTGATCGTGATCTTGCTGGTCGTGCAGATCTGGCTTCTGAGCGCGACGCTGGAATCGTATCTGGCGGGGCGGCACAACGCGGCATTGCCGGCCACCATCATCTCCGGCGTGATGTTTGTCTGTTGCTTTGGGCTGTACCTCTTTGTAAACGCCATCGACCGCAGGATCCACTAACCTCTGCGAATGCGACATCAAGGCGCTTAACTGTTGCTTCCATGGGCGCCGGGATTCAGTTCAGCTTCGCGTACTCCGCCTTGGCCTGCTGCAGGATGGGAATGTCGGGATCGGCCTCTTCCCAGAGCGCGAGGAAGTCCTGATACGCGCGGCGAGCGCCGACGGTGTCGCCGGCCTGCGTGCGCGCACGCGCCAGCCAGACGTAGCTGGTCGGCCCGATGGCCATATTGTGGGTGATGTGACGATGTTCGATGATCTTTTGAAACTCGACCGCGGCGACGCTACCCTGGCCAGCGCGTAGGGATGCACGCCCGCGGGTGTAACTGACATACAAATCAAACTGTCTCGGGGGAACAGGCAGGCCCTCCAGAAGTTCCATCGCCCGAGCCGCTCGTCCCCGCTCCATCTCGATAAGTGCGCGAACAGGTTTCCACGAGTCAATCCAATCCTTATTAGCCGGCCCTACCTTCTTAGCGGCGGAATCGAGCAGTGTTTCCGCCCCCGTGCTGTCGCCGATTTCCGGGTTGGCCAACACGGCAGCCGCCGAGGGCTGCACCGTATCTGGATCCAGCGTCAATGCCAACGCTGCGGCTGTCTCGCGGCGGGCGAGTGCCGCATTCCCCGCCCATACTTCGTAAGAGGCGGCAAACAGATGCCATTGTGCCGCACGTTCATTCGCACCGTTGCGTAGCGCAGAGTCCACCGCTCGTTTCGTGAACTGGCGGGCACTAGTGTACCGGCCGTAGTAGGCTTCTGTATTGGCCTGCTCCGCCAATAGCCAGTCCTCGGCACCGGGGGTCGCGATGGCCCAGTCCACTTGCTGCTTCATGCCTGTCGAGTCACCCTGGAGAAAGGCAAGCTCATAAGCGTCGTATCGGAGCAGCGGCCCGTCCAGCTTGCGTGCCAGGGCCTCGTTGAATATCGCTTTGGCTTCGCCCAACCGATTTGCGAGGGTGTAGTTATAGACGAGATTCACGTAGGCTGAATAGTAGTTGGGGTCAATGCGCAGGATTTCGCGCAGCTCGCTGATCGCTTTGTCGTACTGCTGCCGGTTGCTATAGATAAGGGCCGCTTTGGTGTGGGCACTCAGATCCCTCGGATAGTTCTGCGCCCATTGCGCATAAATTTGGAGAGCTCTGTCCATATCACCAATGACCACTGCGTAATAATCAGAGTCAATCATGAAACGCTCGCGGTCGCTGACGCGGTCACGGACGGCATAGGCTTTCTGCAAGGATTCGCGCTGCTGGGCTAGTTGCCGCCGGTTGAAGTAGGTCGCCGACAGGGATAGGTAAGCGCGGGCGAAGTTGGGGTCCAGCTCCACCGCGCGTTGATAATGGGCGAGAGGATCGCCGCCTTGCCGCCAGATACGTACGCCTTCATTCCACGCCTGCAGCGCTGGCAATGAAAAGGTAGTAGCTTGGTCCAACGGCTTGGCGATCTGCACCGAAGCCAGGGACTCGCCCAGCTTGTGGCGCAATCTGGCAACGGCGTCGCTTAAGGCGCGCAGGATATGCTCGCGACTGTCGGCCTCCGCCTGCACGCTGGCCAGCGAATCGCCGCTCTGGCAGTCTGAGGCCCGGAGCACGATCGCATAATGGCTGCCCAAGGCGGCAATCGAACCTGCCAGGGTCGCCTTACTGCCGTTGCGAATGCAAATCTCGCGGCCTAGTTCCTGCGTAATGCGCTCTCCGGCCGGCCGATTCATCATCTTCAGCGTGTCACCGATTTTCCGGTCGGAAAGCACGTTGAGAAACGGCGATTGCTCCAACTGGATGGCCAGCGCCGTCTTCAGGGTGTCGTCGAACACCGGGTCGCCGGTGGTGTTGACGAAATCAGTCAGCACGATCGTGTCGCGATCCGTCAGAGCCTGCATCCGCCGCGTACGCCAGAACAGTCCACCTGCGATCAGCACGGCCACCACCACGGCAGCAGCTACGGGAACAATCCAACGGCGGCGCGGCTCGGCAGCCCTTTCCTCGCCGTGCACGCTGATGGCCCCGCGCCCGGAGTCGGTGTCGCGCTTCAGGCGCTGCAAGTCGGCCCGTAGGTCGGCGGCGTGCTGGTAGCGCAGATTGCGGTCTTTCTCCAGGGCCTTGTTGATGATCTGCTCCAGTTCAACGGGCACGTTGTGGTTGAGCCGCACCGGCGCGACCGGCGGCTTGTGCAGGATGGCGTCGAAGATCGCGCCCGAGGTATCGCCGCGGAAGGGCAGGACGCCGGTTGCCATCTCGTAGAGCACCACACCCAAGGAAAAGAGGTCGGTGCGAGCGTCCAGTGGCTTCCCCAGCACTTGCTCGGGTGACATGTATGCCAGGGTGCCGACGGCGGTGCCTGGGCTGGTGAGGCGCTCTTCAGTGACGGTGGTCGCCGAATCCATACCTGCCGGGCTCTTCGCGATTACCTTCGCCAAACCGAAGTCGAGCAGCTTCACCTGCCCACGCTTCGTCAAGAAGATGTTTTCCGGCTTGATATCGCGATGCAGGATGCCTTCAGTGTGCGCGGCATCGAGCGCGTCGGCGATCTGCACTGCAAGGTCAAGCACCGTTTCGGCATCCATCGGCTGTCCGGCGACTATCCTCTGGTTCAGGCTTTCGCCATCGAGGAATTGCATGGCGATGAAAGGCTCGCCTTCGTATTCCCCGATTTCGTGCACCGTGCAGATGTTCGGGTGATCGAGGGCCGAGGCGGCACGCGCCTCCCGACGGAAGCGTTCCAAAGCCTCAGCATTGGGCACTAACTGTTCAGGAAGGAACTTCAGCGCAACGTGCCGTCCAAGGTCGAGGTCTTCCGCCTCATACACCACACCCATGCCGCCGCCGCCCAGCTTGCGCAGGATTTGGTAATGCGAGATGGTCTGGCCGATCACAAGGACGGGTCCTTCGCGCCGGATGATCCGCGATCTTAGTTGGCGCTAGCGGGCAGGTCAACGGGACGGACAGCCGATCCCGTCGAATGGGGAGTTTCTCTGATTTCTCTGATGCGCGAGGTGATGATCGGTGTCCGGATGCTTAAATTCCAAGTGCATGCTCTGGCCTATAATGAGGGCTGTGTGTCGACGATGAAACGCCACATCATCCACGCGCTGCAAAAATACCTGTTCAATCCTCCGGTGAAGTTCCTATTTGCGATCGGTATCGGGCGACCAGGCTATGCGCTGCTGGAAACTATGGGGCGCAAAACGGGCAAGCCGAGGCGTAATCCCGTGGGCGATGGGCTGGTGGGCTCGCAATTTTGGATTATTGCGGAGCATGGCGAGAACGCCGGATGGGTTCGGAATCTCATGAAACATCCCCAGGTCCGGCTGAAAATCCGCAGAGGATTGCGATCGTATTGGCATACCGGCACCGCAGTTATCCTGACGGAAGATGATCCACTCGCACGCCAACGCTGGCTCGCCCGTCAGCGTCCCGGAAGTTCGGCCAACGGACGGATCGTGCGGCTGTTCGGCACGAGTCTTCTGACCGTCCGCATCGACCTCAACGATCCGCAGGAACAAAAACCCTAACCTCACGAACTCGGAAGCCGCTCGACACTTTCAAACTCCACCGCAACACCAATCGGCCGGCTCTCATTCGCGGGTTCCACTCGCACCACACGCCCGCGGCAGAGAACATGCGCCGGAGCCTCGCCGACGAGTTCCTTCGGCAATTCCAACACGAGTTCGATCTCGCTGCCGATTTCGGGAGCCATCTCGCAATAGAAAAACGTCCCGCACGAACTGACGTCGCGCGTGACACCGGAGATAGCGTAGGCCCCGCCATTCTTCCAACTGCCGGAAACCGGCTCGGCCGCGGGAACCCGCTGCGCTTCGCGCTCCTTCTCCCACATGTCCGCCTCCCGCCACAACAAACGCTCATACACCAGCCGGGCAATTCAGATCGGGCCGTCAAAACAAAAACCCGGCAGCCACGCCGAGTTCTGTTATAACGCACAGCGCCAGCCTATTTGGCCGCTTCAGAGCTGTGTCCTGCTACCTGCTTCCAAGTACCGTTCTCGTTCACGAAGGTATCGGTGGACAGAACCGTACGGGCCACACGCTCGCCGTGGCGCATAGAATCGTAGGTGGTCGTGTACGTCGCGATGGCCGTGCTGCCGTAGACGCGCACGTTAAGATCCTTGATCGCTTCGCTCTTCGTGCTGTTTTTGTCGGTATCTTTCATGTCGCCGAGCAACGATTGTTTTGTGTCCCAGGTTCCGAAGCTGGTGCCGCCGGTCCAATTTTCGGCAAGATTCCTGTTGTAGAACGAAGAGTCTCCGGCTAAGTCGGCATTGACCGCGTCGTTCTCCATCTGGGTGATGGTCGCAACCGCGTTCTTAGCATCTGTGGGAGAATTCTTCGGGCTGGCAAACGCGAAAATGGAAGCGACTGCCAAAATCATAACTATCGCGAACGGTGCTGTTTTGTTGGACATGTAACTCCTGTTTTAAGGAAGGTAAGCGGGAGTACTTCAGAAAGGCTGACTTACTTCAGGCAGTTCTGACAGGGGACAGTTAGAAGCTCTCCACCATCAACTGTAGGCTTAAAGTAGCCGAGAGTCCATCTTAATCGCCGGGCCCTTACTCACAGCCGCCATCGCTCCGAAATTCGCCGAGCCAGCCTCTCCGGCCACTTAAGCGCTCGATGATTGCGATTGACAATGAAGAATAAGAGGCTAGCATCGTAGCTGAGCGAGCATCTCCTATTCACTCTTTCAGACTCTCTGGACTAAGTCAGATCCTCTGAAATTCCCTCTAATTCTTAGCAACTGTCTCAACCGAGGAGGTTGACCATGTTTACCCGTATTGTTTCCATGCAAGTGAAGCCGAGCGTACGCAGTGAGTTTATCGAGGTTTTTGAAAACCAGGTCATTCCAACCCTTCGTAAACAGCAGGGCTTTAAGGACGAGCTGTTATTTGTCAGTCCGAGCGGCCCCGAAGCGGTCGCAATCAGCCTGTGGGAATCGAAAGAGAACGCGGAATCGTACAACCGCGCGATGTACCCAGAAGTGCTGCAGACCCTGGCCAAGTTCGTGGAGCCGACACCTAAGGTCGTAACTTATGACCTCGCCTATTCAAGCTTTCACAAGATCGCATCTCGCATAGCAGCCTAATCGGGTGCTAAATCCCAGTCCGAGGGTGGAGGTTCACTCACTGCCCTCGGTCAACCTGGGACAGAGCGACCGTTTGTCTTAAGGCGAATTGACGCCGGATCAACTTCAGAATTTGACGCCCTGCACGACATCAGCAGGAGAAGGTAACAACAAGGAGTACTGCCGTGAACAAAGATACTGGTACGAAACGAGCGGGCGCCGTCCACGGTGTACCAGCCGGCCTGCCAGCCGAGATCGACGAAGCCATCCGTCGCCGCGCCTATGAGCTCTACGAGGCCCGCGGCTGGAGAGACGGCTACGAAGTTGAGGACTGGCTTCGCGCTGAGGGAGAGATCAACCAGCAGAAGCCCCGCACGATCGTCCCCTGACGGAAACAATAGAGCAAATCACAAGCAGAAGTGCTCTGACGGAGCGATACTTCTGGACTGGCTGGCGAAAGTCACCGCAGGGCGGCATTGTTTGGCTTGTCCGGCAGACATGCCGGCGTGACCTGGTAATCCAGGTATTCGATGGTCAAATCAGCGCGGCCCCCAAGCCGAACCGAGGTGAGGCTATGATTCAGGGCGGGGAGCCAGAAATTGTCAACCTTGATGTAGCGGTGTTCGATGCTCGTATTTTTCGTCCAAAAGGAAGGGTTCTTCGCCGGTTCTGCTTCAATCCGCACTACCGCAAAGTCTTTCGCATCCACCCAGATTCGTCCGGAATAGAGGAACTTGTCCTTTCGCCTGGGTTCGACAGCAAGGACGTACATTGAACCGTCCGAGGTGACTTCGTATCGCAGCAGTGTGAAAGCGTAGTTCTCTTCATCGAGCGCGTTGCGCCGCAGATTCTCCGCTTCCAGCGCCTCTTTTTCGCTTTGCAAAAGCTTCTTGAATACGCGGTCAATCAGCAGCTTGGAACCGGTTTCAGACTGGATTGTGAACTCTTTGGATGCGGGTGACTGGTACTTCACATCCACGACCATTTCGGCGTTACGAGTGCCGGGGAAGCCGTGGTATTCCAATCGGTAGATTCTCTTTCCCTGGTATGAACGCAGCGCCTGAGCACGTTCGGCGTTCCTGCGCACCAAGTTTTCTACCACTTGTTCAGAGCTCAGAGGAGCAGGAGCAGTCTTCTGCTGCGCGGTTGCCGGCAGTTTAAAACCCAGGCATGCCAGGAGCAGCAAGATCAAAACGGGACGTGCATGCGTCGCATTTTTCATCGATAACTCGTACGCATCCGCTGCTTGGTGTGCCATTCGCCGAACCGTGGTCTTAATCAACTACCTGCGGTAGCCTTGGGTCTGGCCAGCGTCGTACCCCCGAGCATAGCCCGCCTGGTACCCCTGCCGGAAAGAATTCTTGTACGCCGTCTGGCTGCCGTAGGAAGAGTTGTAGCCCTTGGTCCCAATTTGATACGTGCTGCTGTAGGTCGGGCGATTGCGGTGACCGTTATTGCGGTCCGCCTGTCCGTAACCCATGCCGGTCTGGAAACCATTGTTGTACGCCACGTTCGGCAGAATGTTGCCGCTCGGGCCATTGCCGTAAGTTCGGTTGCGGTAGGGTTCATTGCGTTGGCCGTCGCGGCCGTATTCGCCATTTCGGTCGGGGTAATGGCCATTCTGCCCTTGATACGTGCCGTTGCCCTGATAACCCTGGTCGTAGCCAGACTCATAGGCGCGGCGGTCCCGGTCATTGTCGAAACGCACATGGTATCGGCGGACGCGATTGTTGGCGCGGTCTTCCTGCCCGTGATTCCAGCCCTGCTGATAGCTTGAGCTGTTCGCGCTGTTGCCGTCACTGTCTTTAACTTGATCGCTCTTGTCGTGACCGCGGCCGTGCTCAAGCCCTTGCTCCGATTGCGCGGTGACGATCATGGGCGTAACCAGCACCGCCATTGTGAATGCCAGGGACAGAGCCCAGACTGCGCGACGCAGCTGCAATTTCATGAGAAGACTCCCATCTTCGTGCTGTTGGAGGACACATCTTTCAG encodes:
- the ric gene encoding iron-sulfur cluster repair di-iron protein; translated protein: MGPKSLQVLLTEHEDARKILAELGALLGGMSSDVLDKQKGNAVMPITTSKTVRELAVENPQATRVFEKLGIDYCCGGHKSLEEACATANTPVDRVLLALEQGFDVAAPAKERDWNTAGLDALVDHIVDKHHSYVKSEVPRLQALLSKVIGVHGKNHPELERVRDAFTELGIELAAHLMKEEQILFPYIKHMASGEKCPSCFGTVQNPIRMMMMEHDNAGVKLREIRQATSDYTLPQDACFSYGTLFSALREFEADLHEHIHLENNILFPRAIAAEGQ
- a CDS encoding MFS transporter → MNSSPSSARHLALGTITFAICFAAWGLISAFAPIFRQRFHLTASQTALLVAVPVLLGSLARIPVGMLTDRFGGRIIFALLTAFVALPLLAVPNASGLRQLLTVAFFLGMAGSSFATGVGYVSRWYPMERQGSALGIYGLGNIGQSAAVFLGPVIALRYGFGTVYRGMATLCAIWAVVFFVLARNAPVTVRPKSVGEMLRVLGSERLAWVLAAFYFLTFGGFVAFSIYLPTLLKDDFGLKPADAGLRTAGFVVLATLMRPMGGWLSDKIGGARVLSGVFFAIALFALLLGWKAMVPFTVGALGCAALLGIGNGAVFQLVPRYFPTERATVTGLVGAMGGMGGFFPPLLLGLFRDRIGVIWPGFILLAATALAMWCINRIVFVPQQESLEAILPPQLRRTVDSIRAGAWATTWTALLVAAIVVGSRSLENFDPALVVYTFAVIFAAWGVIYHYHVWIQKPPTKVYWRRGWQLFWQRGPLRGLGRIVITAGTHIFAQTFIGKRSRLRWLMHQFIFWGCLLAVAITFPLVFGWINFTTPLSDQNTYIVHLFGFDVGRVPIHSLAAEIMFHGLDIAAFLVIAGIALSFWRRLRDEGAQAVQTVMMDFFPLVLLFAISITGVALTVSQVWLGGAAYSFLAILHAITVIAGLLYLPFGKFFHIFQRPAQLGVKLYQRVGESGEGAACARCGQRFASRMHIDDLKKVLPQLGFDYTMPGPAGNWQELCPACKRKALATAQLRLQEEARG
- a CDS encoding molybdopterin oxidoreductase family protein, coding for MAKPPLAPDVLIAQFGPHQQFEPPGGWRNESTHPAEKLVKTHCCFCGQQCGIQLKVRENTIIGFEPWEEFPFNKGMLCPKGVKRYMQSSHPDRLLHSLMRTDQGFRRATWDEALDFTVKRIRDIQAQHGKDAVAVYGGASLSTEKSYLLGKFARLAVGTRHIDYNGRLCMVSAGTAYKLAFGIDRSTIPWSDIPKANVLFVIGANIGDCAPITTDYIWRCRDNGGRLIVADPRMTPITRNADLYLPIRPGTDLALLLGMLHVIVRDKLEDPDFIEKYTTGWGEMAASVQGYDPRTTAEMTGVPPEAIEKAAHWMGESERVIALHARGLEHQSKGVENCLAVINIMLALGQIGREGCGPTMITGQGNGQGGREHGQKCDQLPGQRSLTDPAARRYISQVWGIAESELPQPGLSAQEIMNAIHGGEIKALFSICFNPLVSLPDANFTRQALSKLEFFGVIDFFMSETAGYADVVLAGSLHEEEEGLGCSAEGRVIHWVPSVSPPGEARRDSDIIVDLAHRLGRGEKFPFHSPREILEELRVASRGGVADYFGITYEKVDANKGVFWPCPAPEHPGTPRLFDDKKFYTSDGKAHFNVTTWRASGDPVDNDYPIYLTTGRVVSQYLSGTQTRRIGALLEQYPTPRAEIHPRLADQHGIKDGDLVTVTTRRDEITVPAMVVRTIRPDTVFIPYHWPGIRSANRLTHRTLDPRSKIPEFKVSACRIRKGASRDAGPDDREASGTEAL
- a CDS encoding 4Fe-4S dicluster domain-containing protein, giving the protein MFGYSFYIDPSRCIGCRSCLQACEECETHRGKSMINFDYLDRAQSISTIAMVCMHCDEPTCAQVCPADAIKKGDDGIVHSSLKPRCIACNNCVLACPFGIPKMMEAEQQMMKCDMCYDRTSIGKRPMCATVCPSQALAYIRPEDAARRPTRPANVFQFGNQTVRTQVGIMLPAQFDALSVDVADYIWEKETA
- a CDS encoding Rieske 2Fe-2S domain-containing protein: MSPQDASSPLWKDEFSVHTADERYVSRRQFTKFLVLTSLAMFVGQLWILVKSWLTRKPSAPPAQSVARMGEIQVGEVKLFSYPTALDHCIMIRTAADTYVAYSQKCTHLSCAVYYSQKSNKLECPCHKGFFAVDDGRVLAGPPTRSLPRILLENRGDQLFAVGIREEG
- a CDS encoding DUF6755 family protein, which codes for MAYDPAKLPPQMRGLNAITGAMCLIVILLVVQIWLLSATLESYLAGRHNAALPATIISGVMFVCCFGLYLFVNAIDRRIH